From the Hemitrygon akajei chromosome 24, sHemAka1.3, whole genome shotgun sequence genome, the window GACATCGAGCGCCCCACCTACACCAACCTCAACCGGCTCATCGCGCAGTTGGTGTCGTCCATCACGGCGTCGCTGCGCTTCGACGGCGCCCTCAACGTGGACCTGACCGAGTTCCAGACCAACCTGGTGCCCTACCCCCGCATCCACTTCCCGCTGGCCACCTACGCGCCCCTCATCTCGGCCGAGAAGGCTTACCACGAGCAGCTGTCCGTGGCCGAGATCACCAACGCTTGCTTTGAGCCGGCCAACCAGATGGTGAAGTGCGACCCCCGCCAGGGCAAGTACATGGCGTGCTGCATGCTGTACCGCGGAGACGTGGTGCCCAAGGACGTGAACGCCGCCATCGCCACCATCAAGACCAAGCGCTCCATCCAGTTCGTGGACTGGTGTCCGACCGGCTTCAAGGTGAGTGGACCGTTTGAGAAGTGGGGGAGGTGGGCGGCGGTGGCGGGGATTGATTACGATTAAACTCCCCCCACAGCTGAACAGTACATCTACACAGATTCAGTGACGTCCCCTCCCTCACAGGAGAACATCCTGATCCAAGTCGGCCTCGCCATGCGGACATCCCTCTGGGATTATTTCCGCCTGCATCGTTGAGTACAGGCCTATCTTCCGTCCTGCCCGGAAAGGGGCGCATAGGGAGGGGGCGGGTTGGATTGCTATGCTCGCATCCAGTAGAAATGCCATTGTTTAAATGGCCTCGTTCTACCCGGTAACGTGCACGATTCGTAAACGCTAAGTCCATGTGGGAGAGGGAATAAGGAATTGGATCATTTCCCGGTTGTTCCTTCTCTTCGTACCAGCCCAACCCCAAACTTACAATTGCACAATACCCCAATTTCCCCCCCAAACGGGCCGCGGTCTCCCCTGTTCTTACATCTTTACCTTTGGGGAGAGGTGAGGGGTGCAAGCAACTAAAGAGTCGTTTTCTCTTCTCGCCTCCCGCCCCCCACAGGTGGGCATCAACTACCAGCCCCCGACCGTGGTGCCCGGCGGCGACCTGGCCAAGGTGCAGCGCGCCGTCTGCATGCTGAGCAACACCACCGCCATCTCCATGGCCTGGACCCGGCTGAACCTCAAGTTCGACAAGATGTACGCCAAGCGGGCCTTCGTCCACTGGTACGTGGGCgaggggctggaggagggggagttCCAGGACGCGCGGGAGGACATGGCCTCGCTGGAGAAGGACTACCAAGAGGTGGCGGTGGACTCCGCCGAACTTGACAATgcagaggaggaagaagaggagtaGATGATATTATTTAAAATTTAGCATTTAATCAAATTTCTAATATCATTACGGAACGATTTAAAACTTAGAAAATAAGTTTTAACAATATAAGCATTGTAATTCTGAAAATAAATTATGAAATAAGTCTT encodes:
- the LOC140715972 gene encoding tubulin alpha-1B chain-like isoform X2, translated to MRECISVHIGQAGCQIGNACWELYCLEHGIQPDGQMPSDKTIGGGDDSFNTFFSETGSGKHVPRAVFVDLEPTVIDEVRTGTYRQLFHPEQLITGKEDAANNYARGHCSIGKEIVDLVLDRIRKVADQCTGLQGFLVFHSFGGGTGSGFTSLLMERLSVDYGKKSKLEFSVYPAPQISTAVVEPYNSVLVTHCTLEHSDCSFMVDNEAIYDICRRNLDIERPTYTNLNRLIAQLVSSITASLRFDGALNVDLTEFQTNLVPYPRIHFPLATYAPLISAEKAYHEQLSVAEITNACFEPANQMVKCDPRQGKYMACCMLYRGDVVPKDVNAAIATIKTKRSIQFVDWCPTGFKVGINYQPPTVVPGGDLAKVQRAVCMLSNTTAISMAWTRLNLKFDKMYAKRAFVHWYVGEGLEEGEFQDAREDMASLEKDYQEVAVDSAELDNAEEEEEE
- the LOC140715972 gene encoding tubulin alpha-1B chain-like isoform X3; the protein is MPSDKTIGGGDDSFNTFFSETGSGKHVPRAVFVDLEPTVIDEVRTGTYRQLFHPEQLITGKEDAANNYARGHCSIGKEIVDLVLDRIRKVADQCTGLQGFLVFHSFGGGTGSGFTSLLMERLSVDYGKKSKLEFSVYPAPQISTAVVEPYNSVLVTHCTLEHSDCSFMVDNEAIYDICRRNLDIERPTYTNLNRLIAQLVSSITASLRFDGALNVDLTEFQTNLVPYPRIHFPLATYAPLISAEKAYHEQLSVAEITNACFEPANQMVKCDPRQGKYMACCMLYRGDVVPKDVNAAIATIKTKRSIQFVDWCPTGFKVGINYQPPTVVPGGDLAKVQRAVCMLSNTTAISMAWTRLNLKFDKMYAKRAFVHWYVGEGLEEGEFQDAREDMASLEKDYQEVAVDSAELDNAEEEEEE
- the LOC140715972 gene encoding tubulin alpha-1B chain-like isoform X1, whose product is MNEIPRECISVHIGQAGCQIGNACWELYCLEHGIQPDGQMPSDKTIGGGDDSFNTFFSETGSGKHVPRAVFVDLEPTVIDEVRTGTYRQLFHPEQLITGKEDAANNYARGHCSIGKEIVDLVLDRIRKVADQCTGLQGFLVFHSFGGGTGSGFTSLLMERLSVDYGKKSKLEFSVYPAPQISTAVVEPYNSVLVTHCTLEHSDCSFMVDNEAIYDICRRNLDIERPTYTNLNRLIAQLVSSITASLRFDGALNVDLTEFQTNLVPYPRIHFPLATYAPLISAEKAYHEQLSVAEITNACFEPANQMVKCDPRQGKYMACCMLYRGDVVPKDVNAAIATIKTKRSIQFVDWCPTGFKVGINYQPPTVVPGGDLAKVQRAVCMLSNTTAISMAWTRLNLKFDKMYAKRAFVHWYVGEGLEEGEFQDAREDMASLEKDYQEVAVDSAELDNAEEEEEE